DNA sequence from the Cottoperca gobio chromosome 10, fCotGob3.1, whole genome shotgun sequence genome:
CAGGGATGGTTTGTGATGGCACCACTCTCATCCCTTTTCTCACTGTCCCGGAGAGATGCCCCACACGCAGAGCCGGCATCAGGCTGCAGGTGTGGGGCTTCTCTCCGgtgtgtctgtgcatctgtCTACGGGCTCCAGAGGAGTGTGCGCTGccagctgtgtgtgcgtgtgtgcttggCTACACTAACACACAGGCCTTCTAACACCGTGATGCTACTCCTTGTATAAGTCCTGATCAATTCTCCAGTCAGTCACTGACCCACAACAAGAAGAATCTCATTAACTGGACTGGAGCTTTAACACTTAACAGGTCAAAATCCCATTTCAATGGGATTGGGCTTGTGTAATTGAAAGGCCGTGGCTTACTATGAACAAAGTGGGGCTCAGGCTTAATGAGTACAGCACAGCGCCATGTGTCAGTGGGCCTGGCGAGCACTACACAgcactcctctccttctctgcccCAACTCTCACtaacctcttcttcttcctgtctgctctcttctcttggTTTCTGCTCTCACCTGTCGGGACACCTAGGACTTCCCAGGGTTAAGCGATGACTTTTATGGATCAAAGAGTTTGAGTAAGTGTGTGGTTGTACTGTGTCAAGCAGCTGTCCCCTGAGCTCAgagaaaaatgctttgtcaCTGCAGACCCAGCTGGGAATGCTAAACCACACACATCTAGTttagatagacacacacacacagaccaacgtgcgagctcacacacacaacacacttctCAGATTCACAGTACATATAAAATATGCATTCCCAAGGGAGGGTGAGTGAGCGTTATACTCATTTTGAATGTCTCGTGGGGTCTTTACAATAAATGTTGGGCAGAGTTTTGTCAGATAAGGTCACACAGAGCTGGAATATATCTGTCACCAGAGCAGAGTGTTGCTAAGCCTGGTTGGAAACACGTTTTCCCTCCAGTTCCCCCGAGTCAGCCAGCTCCTGCCTCCGTCCTGTGGACGGCATAACGcctgtatgttttctttgtcttttccctGATAAGAGAGCCGCTGCCACAGGCACAGATCTAGCAATAGGAAGCATTGGCCAGGGAATTGCGGGTCATTTGGGATATTGTCACAGGAAACACTTAATTCGCTACTGGTTGCACCTAAAACCACTTCCTTAATATTGTGAGAGCATGGCTGCCGCACCAAACAAAACTCCTGCTTTCtttatccttttttcttttttttaatggcctAGATGTCGAGAGTGCTTTTTTCCCTAAGGCTGTTTGAGGCAGGTGAAAATAATTTTCACCCATAAGAgaattaattataatttaacTGGTTGTGGCTTTACCTTGTTTtaaattttttttataaaagatcTGCAATTCGCTCTCTTGTGCTTTTGCAGAATGCCTGACATCCAACACAAGTGACAGCGAAAGCAGTTCGAGTGAGTCACCTTAATTTCTCATGGTTTCTGTTCCACTGCCCACATAGATGAATAACACGGAGGCTGTCGCTAAATTTACCTGTGAAATGACATCTGTAAatgaatattgtgttttatcagCCATGAcaattttattgtatttctttaagtgAGATGAAAACTTTCTGATGTTTGTGTTATTGCAGAGGGACAGGAGGACACGATTCTTTCCTATGAGCCCGTCATCCGACAGGAAAGTGAGTGAATCGCTTCTCCACAATTTGACAAACTTAAAAGCACAAATGATTGTACGTTTCTCCATGCATCCTCACCTTCTTCATCTCCACTGCAGTCCACTACACGAGGCCTGTGATCATACTGGGCCCAATGAAGGACCGAGTAAATGATGACCTCATCTCCGAGTTTCCCCACAAGTTCGGCTCCTGCGTACCTCGTGAGTTTACAGCGCCCGACGGATCCAGACAGAACAACTACACATAACAGCggtgataaaaaataaaacatgctcCATTCCCCATCTGCAGATACGACTCGTCCGAGGCGAGAGAACGAGATGGACGGCCAGGATTACCACTTTGTGGGCTCGCGAGAGCAAATGGAGAAAGACATTCAGGATAATAAATTCATTGAGGCTGGCCAGTTCAATGAGAACCTCTATGGGACGAGCATATTGTCCGTCAGAACTGTGGCTGAGAGGGTAAGGGGCTCGTGTTTCTCTGTAGGACTGTGGGGGAAATGCATTCATGTTTAAGAttcttatcttatcttttctttatttaagatTAGGCATCGAGTCACAATTTTCCcaaaaatcatttttatttacatttattaaacaaagaaagaacCTAGATTTTGCCACTAACGTAGTCCTAATGTTTTACAGTGTTGTGTTATGGGCAGTTTATTTTTGAGTTTAAAACTTATTGTTAAAgcgtttatgtgcacgtttagCATGAATCAATATTACCTTTTGTCGTAGATTTGCCGTTGTGTGTTTATTGCAATCAGTTGATATaacatacacactttactttcacATCTTATGTTCTGAATTCATATCGTGATCCACCAGAAGATTCACACCCCTAGTTTCCAGATTGAGTTTAGTGTATTTGGGATGTAACCAGAGGCATGTTAGTTTTCCTTTCTAATCGTGAAGCAGACATTTCTACCAGATTATTAGTCtgcagcagtgtttttttttgcagcagcagcagcagcgttacAATAACCACAATCAGTCCTTGATGAATTTGTGACAAAAATGTAGAAGATTCTGTTATTTGAACGAAACCGTTGTCTACCTGCCaacaggggaaacactgcattcTGGACGTGTCTGGGAATGCCATAAAACGACTGCAGCAAGCACAACTTTATCCGATTGCCATCTTTATTAAACCAAAATCCATTGAAGCCCTAATGTAAGTTTGAGCTCTTTTACGCACTGTGTTAAAGACACGAGTGAATGTAAGCGTGCACGTGATGCTAACTTCAgctatttgtctttttcaggGAAATGAATAAGAGGCAGACGTACGAGCAGGCCAATAAAGTCTTTGACAAGGCAGTTAAGCTGGAGCAAGACTTTGGAGAGTTTTTCACAGGTTGGTCTCACTGCCCCTTTGCTTGGATcacagataaatgtgtaattctgatTTGGGCTGTAGctaatgatttaaaataaataaattacatttaatctgTCAATTATCTTCTcgatttaataaaagaacatttaacaaaaacCAAAAAGATATTCGGGTTCCTTCCGTTTGTCTTTCGCACCAGACGAGCAGTAGATCCAGGTGTTAACAATTGATTATGAAAAAAGTTGCAGGCTGACTTTCTGTCGACCAACTAATGGGTT
Encoded proteins:
- the dlg3 gene encoding disks large homolog 3 isoform X9; protein product: MMNSSMSSGSGSLRTSEKRSLYVRALFDYDRTRDSCLPSQGLSFSYGDILHVINASDDEWWQARLVTPHGESEQIGVIPSKKRVEKKERARLKTVKFHARTGMIESNRPVKVKRKKSFNLSRKFPFYKSKENIVQELVESEQCLTSNTSDSESSSKGQEDTILSYEPVIRQEIHYTRPVIILGPMKDRVNDDLISEFPHKFGSCVPHTTRPRRENEMDGQDYHFVGSREQMEKDIQDNKFIEAGQFNENLYGTSILSVRTVAERGKHCILDVSGNAIKRLQQAQLYPIAIFIKPKSIEALMEMNKRQTYEQANKVFDKAVKLEQDFGEFFTAIVQGDSLEEIYNKIKLIIEEQSGPYIWIPSSEKL